A window from Pseudomonas campi encodes these proteins:
- the queC gene encoding 7-cyano-7-deazaguanine synthase QueC — MTDKKAVVLLSGGLDSATILAQAKAAGFACYSMSFDYGQRHRVELQAAERVAAQLGVIEHKVVGLNLNGIGGSALTDSSIAVPESPTEGIPVTYVPARNTVFLALALGWAEVLGAHDIFIGVNAVDYSGYPDCRPDFIAAFERVANLATREGVEGEGFRIQAPLQNLSKAQIVEIGMQHGVDYGLTVSCYQADDQGRACGKCDSCRLRAAGFRAAGVQDPTRYR; from the coding sequence ATGACAGACAAGAAAGCCGTGGTGCTGCTTTCCGGTGGCCTCGATTCCGCCACCATCCTGGCCCAGGCCAAGGCGGCGGGCTTCGCTTGCTACAGCATGAGTTTCGATTACGGCCAGCGCCATCGCGTCGAGTTGCAGGCGGCTGAACGAGTGGCGGCGCAGCTGGGTGTGATCGAGCACAAGGTGGTCGGCCTCAATCTCAACGGTATCGGTGGCTCGGCCCTGACCGACAGTTCGATTGCCGTGCCGGAGAGTCCGACCGAAGGCATTCCGGTGACCTATGTACCGGCACGCAACACGGTATTCCTTGCGCTGGCACTGGGCTGGGCGGAAGTGCTCGGTGCCCACGACATCTTTATCGGGGTCAATGCCGTGGACTATTCCGGTTATCCGGATTGCCGTCCCGATTTCATCGCCGCGTTCGAGCGGGTGGCCAATCTGGCGACCCGCGAAGGCGTGGAAGGCGAGGGCTTCCGCATCCAGGCGCCGCTGCAGAACCTGAGCAAGGCGCAGATCGTCGAGATCGGCATGCAGCATGGCGTGGACTACGGCCTGACGGTGTCCTGTTACCAGGCCGATGATCAAGGGCGTGCCTGCGGTAAGTGTGA
- the queE gene encoding 7-carboxy-7-deazaguanine synthase QueE encodes MQETLRITEIFYSLQGETRSSGLPTVFVRLTGCPLRCQYCDTAYAFSGGELMSLDAICAQIASYKPRYICVTGGEPLAQPNCIPLLQRLCDAGYEVSLETSGALDIAATDPRVSRVVDLKTPGSAEVSRNLYSNLDLLTRNDQVKFVICSREDYDWAVSKLIEYRLEQRAGEVLFSPSHQQVSAQALAEWIIADNLPVRFQMQLHKLLWNDEPGH; translated from the coding sequence ATGCAAGAAACCCTGCGCATTACCGAGATTTTCTACTCGCTGCAGGGCGAAACGCGCAGCAGTGGTTTGCCCACTGTGTTCGTTCGCCTGACTGGCTGCCCGCTGCGCTGCCAGTACTGCGACACCGCCTACGCCTTCAGCGGCGGCGAGCTCATGAGCCTGGACGCCATCTGCGCGCAGATCGCCAGCTACAAGCCGCGCTACATCTGTGTGACCGGTGGCGAGCCGCTGGCCCAGCCCAATTGCATCCCGTTGCTCCAGCGTCTGTGTGATGCCGGCTACGAGGTGTCCTTGGAGACCAGCGGCGCCCTCGATATCGCGGCCACCGACCCCCGCGTCAGCCGCGTGGTCGACCTGAAAACCCCGGGTTCGGCGGAAGTCTCGCGCAATCTGTACAGCAACCTGGATCTGCTGACGCGCAATGATCAGGTCAAGTTCGTCATCTGCTCGCGCGAGGACTACGACTGGGCTGTCTCCAAGCTGATCGAGTACCGCCTCGAGCAGCGTGCCGGCGAGGTGCTGTTCTCGCCCAGTCACCAGCAGGTCAGCGCCCAGGCCCTGGCCGAGTGGATCATCGCCGACAATCTGCCCGTGCGCTTCCAGATGCAGCTGCACAAGCTGCTGTGGAACGATGAGCCCGGCCACTGA
- the ybgF gene encoding tol-pal system protein YbgF, giving the protein MHKCLRVVASLVLALPLAAVAEVPVVDSSAGYGTSSYPPVGYGTNGAYAGGGATAPASAQGELFMQLQQMQQEIASLRGMVEEQQNEIQRLKQESLARYQDLDSRLAGGAAGAAAPTQNSPADGAINAGGAPTAPTQEAPAQPASNEPADPAKEKLYYDAAFDLIKAKDFDKASQAFGAFLRKYPNSQYAGNAQYWLGEVNLANGDLQEAGKAFAQVSVTYPTHAKVPDSLFKLADVEQRLGNTDKAKGILRQLITQFPGSSAAQLAQRDLQRLP; this is encoded by the coding sequence ATGCACAAGTGCCTTCGTGTCGTAGCCTCTCTGGTTCTCGCCCTGCCGCTTGCGGCAGTGGCCGAGGTTCCCGTGGTGGATAGTAGTGCCGGTTACGGTACTAGCAGTTATCCGCCGGTGGGTTACGGCACGAATGGCGCCTACGCTGGGGGCGGGGCTACGGCCCCGGCCTCTGCGCAGGGTGAGCTGTTCATGCAGTTGCAGCAGATGCAGCAAGAAATTGCTTCGCTGCGCGGCATGGTTGAAGAACAGCAGAACGAGATTCAGCGCCTCAAGCAAGAAAGCTTGGCGCGTTATCAGGATCTGGACAGCCGTTTGGCTGGTGGTGCCGCTGGCGCCGCAGCTCCTACCCAAAATTCCCCTGCCGACGGCGCGATCAACGCCGGCGGTGCTCCAACGGCTCCGACCCAAGAAGCTCCAGCCCAGCCTGCGAGCAATGAGCCGGCCGACCCGGCGAAGGAAAAGCTGTATTACGACGCTGCCTTCGACCTGATCAAAGCCAAGGATTTCGACAAGGCCAGCCAGGCCTTCGGCGCTTTCCTGCGCAAATACCCGAACAGCCAGTACGCCGGCAATGCCCAGTACTGGCTCGGAGAGGTCAACCTGGCCAATGGCGACCTGCAAGAGGCCGGCAAGGCCTTTGCCCAGGTCAGCGTGACCTACCCGACCCATGCCAAGGTGCCGGATTCGCTGTTCAAACTGGCGGATGTCGAGCAGCGCCTGGGCAACACCGACAAGGCCAAGGGCATCCTGCGTCAGCTGATTACCCAGTTCCCCGGCTCCTCGGCCGCCCAACTGGCTCAGCGCGACCTGCAACGCCTGCCCTGA
- the pal gene encoding peptidoglycan-associated lipoprotein Pal produces the protein MEILKFAALGLALAVTVGCSSKNGDNAGEGAVDPNAGYDANANGMDSAMSEEAALRAITTFYFEYDSSDLKPEAMRALDVHAKDLKGNGARVVLEGHTDERGTREYNMALGERRAQAVQRYLVLQGVSPAQLELVSYGEERPVATGTEEQSWAQNRRVELRK, from the coding sequence ATGGAAATCCTGAAATTTGCTGCGCTGGGCCTGGCTCTGGCCGTTACCGTTGGTTGCTCGTCCAAAAACGGCGACAACGCTGGCGAAGGCGCTGTTGATCCGAACGCTGGCTACGACGCCAACGCCAACGGCATGGACAGCGCTATGAGCGAAGAAGCTGCTCTGCGCGCCATCACTACCTTCTACTTCGAATACGACAGCTCCGACCTGAAGCCGGAAGCCATGCGCGCTCTGGACGTACACGCCAAGGACCTGAAAGGCAACGGCGCTCGCGTCGTTCTGGAAGGCCACACCGACGAGCGCGGCACCCGCGAGTACAACATGGCTCTGGGCGAGCGTCGTGCTCAAGCCGTACAGCGCTACCTGGTTCTGCAGGGCGTTTCCCCGGCTCAGCTGGAACTGGTTTCCTACGGCGAAGAGCGTCCGGTTGCCACTGGCACCGAAGAGCAGTCCTGGGCTCAGAACCGTCGCGTCGAACTGCGTAAGTAA
- the tolB gene encoding Tol-Pal system beta propeller repeat protein TolB, whose translation MNKLIRIAMLGIALLAGSLQAADPLVITRDSNRAIPIAVVPFGWQGGTVLPEDMADIIGNDLRNSGMYEPIPRQNMISLPTQAGEIIYRDWQALGAQYVLVGSIAPTGGRLQVQFALFNVASQQQVAAGNVTGTPDQLRDMAHHVADQSFEKLTGIKGAFSTKMLYVTAERFSVNNTRYTLQRSDYDGARGVTLLQSREPILSPRYAPDGRRIAYVSFEQRRPRIFVQHIDTGRREQITNFQGLNGAPAWSPDGNRLAFVLSKDGNPEIYVMNLGSRQLQRVTNHYAIDTEPFWGKDGQTLYFTSDRAGKPQIYKQNIAGGEAQRVTFIGNYNANPKLSADEKMLVMIHRQDGFTNFKVAAQDLTRSGSAPRILSETSLDDSPTVAPNGTMLIYATRQQGRGVLMLVSTNGRARLPIPTAQGDVREPSWSPYLN comes from the coding sequence GTGAACAAACTAATTCGGATTGCCATGCTCGGCATTGCCTTGCTGGCTGGCTCTTTGCAGGCTGCTGACCCTCTCGTCATTACCAGAGACTCCAATCGTGCCATTCCCATTGCCGTAGTACCTTTCGGTTGGCAGGGCGGCACCGTGCTGCCCGAGGACATGGCCGATATCATCGGTAATGACCTGCGCAACTCTGGTATGTACGAGCCGATTCCCCGGCAGAACATGATCAGCCTGCCGACCCAGGCCGGCGAGATCATCTACCGCGACTGGCAGGCCCTGGGCGCCCAGTATGTGCTGGTCGGTAGCATCGCGCCGACCGGTGGCCGCCTGCAGGTGCAGTTCGCCCTGTTCAACGTGGCCAGTCAGCAGCAGGTCGCCGCCGGCAATGTGACCGGTACGCCGGATCAGCTGCGCGACATGGCCCACCATGTGGCCGACCAGTCGTTCGAAAAGCTGACCGGCATCAAGGGCGCCTTCTCCACCAAGATGCTCTATGTCACCGCCGAGCGCTTTTCGGTCAACAATACCCGTTACACCCTGCAGCGTTCCGACTACGACGGTGCCCGTGGCGTGACCCTGCTGCAGTCGCGCGAGCCGATCCTGTCGCCGCGCTATGCGCCGGATGGTCGCCGTATCGCTTACGTCTCGTTCGAGCAGCGCCGCCCGCGCATCTTCGTGCAGCACATCGACACCGGCCGCCGCGAGCAGATCACCAACTTCCAGGGCCTTAACGGCGCACCGGCCTGGTCGCCGGATGGCAATCGCCTGGCGTTCGTGCTGTCCAAGGACGGCAACCCGGAAATCTACGTAATGAACCTCGGCAGCCGTCAGCTGCAGCGCGTGACCAATCACTACGCCATCGATACCGAACCTTTCTGGGGCAAGGATGGTCAGACCCTGTACTTCACTTCTGATCGTGCCGGCAAGCCACAGATCTACAAGCAGAACATCGCCGGCGGCGAGGCGCAGCGCGTGACCTTCATCGGTAACTACAACGCCAACCCGAAACTTTCGGCTGACGAGAAGATGCTGGTGATGATCCATCGTCAGGATGGCTTCACCAACTTCAAGGTGGCGGCGCAAGATTTGACGCGTTCAGGTTCCGCTCCGCGCATCCTCTCCGAGACCAGTCTGGACGATTCGCCCACTGTTGCGCCCAATGGCACCATGCTAATCTACGCCACCCGCCAGCAGGGTCGCGGAGTGCTGATGCTCGTGTCTACCAACGGGCGCGCCAGACTCCCGATTCCCACCGCTCAAGGTGATGTAAGGGAGCCGTCCTGGTCCCCCTACTTGAACTGA
- the tolA gene encoding cell envelope integrity protein TolA codes for MMQQSARSSSESYFWPTIWAVALHALMFAMLFVSFQFAPELPPARPVVQATLYQLKSQSQATTQTNQKIAGEAKKTAARQYEQEQLEAKKEEQKKQEAAEQKKTEAAKQAAVAEKKAEAQKAEEAKKAEQKKLADIAKKKTEEEKKKAAEEAKKKAAEAAKKKAAEDAKKKAAAESAKKKAQEAARKSANEQKAAALAELLSDTTERQQALADEVGDQVAGSLDDLIIKLISENWQKPPSARAGMSVELLIQMLPDGTIINASITRSSGDAAFDGSAVAAVKNIARIPEMQQLDRATFDQLYRQRRVIFKPEDLGL; via the coding sequence CTGATGCAGCAGAGCGCTCGCTCCTCCTCGGAAAGCTATTTCTGGCCAACCATCTGGGCTGTAGCTCTGCACGCCCTGATGTTTGCCATGCTGTTTGTCAGCTTTCAGTTCGCTCCTGAGCTGCCGCCGGCCCGGCCCGTTGTCCAGGCGACCCTGTACCAGCTGAAGTCGCAGAGCCAGGCCACCACCCAGACCAATCAGAAGATTGCCGGCGAAGCCAAGAAGACTGCTGCGCGCCAGTATGAGCAGGAGCAGCTCGAGGCGAAGAAGGAAGAGCAGAAGAAACAGGAGGCCGCGGAACAAAAGAAAACCGAGGCGGCCAAACAGGCGGCGGTAGCCGAGAAAAAGGCTGAGGCGCAGAAGGCCGAAGAAGCCAAGAAGGCCGAGCAAAAGAAGCTCGCCGATATCGCCAAGAAAAAGACCGAGGAAGAGAAGAAGAAAGCCGCCGAAGAAGCCAAGAAAAAGGCGGCCGAAGCGGCGAAGAAGAAAGCTGCGGAAGACGCCAAAAAGAAGGCCGCTGCCGAATCAGCCAAGAAAAAGGCTCAGGAAGCGGCGCGCAAGTCAGCCAATGAGCAGAAGGCTGCGGCCTTGGCCGAGCTGCTTTCCGATACCACCGAGCGCCAGCAAGCGCTGGCCGACGAGGTCGGCGATCAGGTTGCCGGCAGCCTGGATGACCTGATCATCAAGTTGATCAGTGAAAACTGGCAGAAGCCGCCATCGGCCCGTGCCGGCATGAGTGTCGAATTGCTCATTCAGATGCTGCCCGATGGCACCATCATCAATGCCAGCATTACGCGTTCTAGCGGTGATGCTGCCTTCGATGGTTCGGCCGTCGCAGCGGTGAAAAATATCGCTCGTATTCCTGAGATGCAGCAACTGGACCGCGCCACCTTTGACCAGCTGTACAGGCAACGGCGCGTTATCTTCAAACCGGAGGACCTAGGTCTGTGA
- the tolR gene encoding protein TolR, translating to MARIRNRRKPVAEMNVVPYIDVMLVLLVIFMVTAPMLNQGVKVDLPKVSSEALPQDNNSLVLTISIKADKTYYWTMGEEVDPDQGKDSETATALPALVQAVTAIMSQNASQGKKVQVFVRGDKAVDYGSVMAVMGGLQEAGVGNVGLITEAP from the coding sequence ATGGCCAGAATTCGCAATAGACGCAAGCCAGTCGCCGAGATGAACGTCGTACCCTATATCGACGTGATGCTGGTGCTGCTGGTGATCTTCATGGTGACCGCGCCGATGCTCAATCAGGGCGTCAAGGTCGACCTGCCCAAGGTTTCCAGCGAGGCCTTGCCGCAGGACAACAACTCCCTCGTGCTGACCATTTCCATCAAGGCCGACAAGACCTACTACTGGACCATGGGCGAAGAGGTCGATCCGGATCAGGGCAAGGACAGCGAAACCGCTACCGCATTGCCTGCCTTGGTGCAGGCAGTGACCGCGATCATGAGCCAGAACGCCAGCCAGGGTAAAAAGGTGCAGGTTTTCGTGCGCGGCGACAAGGCGGTCGACTACGGCTCGGTGATGGCGGTGATGGGCGGTCTGCAAGAAGCCGGCGTGGGCAACGTCGGGCTGATCACCGAGGCGCCCTGA
- the tolQ gene encoding protein TolQ has translation MEANAAVDHMSMWSLISNASFVVQLVMLILVAASVTSWVMIFQRSTMLRAAKKSLEMFEERFWSGIDLSKLYRQAGSNPDPDCGVEQIFRAGFKEFSRLRQQSGVDPDAVMDGVARAMRVAISREEEKLEQSLPFLATVGSTSPYIGLFGTVWGIMNSFRGLAQVQQATLATVAPGIAEALIATAIGLFAAIPAVIAYNRFSAQGERLISRYYTFADEFQAILHRKVHTSED, from the coding sequence GTGGAAGCTAACGCCGCCGTAGACCACATGTCCATGTGGAGCCTGATCAGCAACGCCAGTTTCGTGGTGCAGCTGGTCATGCTCATTCTGGTGGCCGCCTCGGTCACGTCATGGGTGATGATCTTCCAGCGCAGCACCATGCTGCGTGCCGCCAAGAAGTCGCTGGAAATGTTCGAGGAGCGCTTCTGGTCGGGTATCGACCTGTCCAAGCTGTATCGCCAGGCCGGCAGCAACCCGGACCCGGACTGCGGCGTGGAGCAGATCTTCCGTGCCGGCTTCAAGGAATTCTCCCGCCTGCGCCAGCAGTCCGGCGTCGATCCGGATGCGGTGATGGACGGTGTGGCGCGTGCCATGCGCGTGGCCATCTCGCGTGAGGAAGAGAAGCTCGAGCAGAGCCTGCCATTCCTCGCCACCGTCGGTTCGACCAGCCCGTACATCGGCCTGTTCGGTACCGTGTGGGGCATCATGAACTCCTTCCGCGGCCTGGCTCAGGTGCAGCAGGCCACCCTGGCCACCGTGGCCCCGGGTATCGCCGAGGCGCTGATCGCCACCGCCATCGGCCTGTTCGCTGCCATCCCGGCGGTTATCGCTTACAACCGTTTCTCCGCGCAAGGTGAGCGTCTGATCAGCCGCTACTACACCTTCGCTGACGAGTTCCAGGCGATCCTGCACCGCAAAGTGCACACCAGCGAGGACTGA
- the ybgC gene encoding tol-pal system-associated acyl-CoA thioesterase, translating into MRAQIEAQPFAHRCRVYYEDTDAGGIVYYVNYLKFMERARTERLRELGFAQSALVAEDLLFVVHSAEARYHAPAKLDDELFVTADVIELNRASLRFRQQVRRVTDKALLCEGQFVVACVRADSLKPRAIPEALRTAFASVAGLPPAGE; encoded by the coding sequence ATGCGCGCGCAAATCGAGGCCCAGCCTTTCGCCCACCGTTGTCGGGTGTATTACGAAGATACCGATGCCGGCGGCATCGTTTATTACGTCAACTACCTCAAATTCATGGAGCGGGCTCGCACCGAGCGCCTGCGTGAACTGGGTTTTGCCCAGTCTGCGCTGGTGGCGGAAGACCTGCTGTTCGTCGTGCATTCGGCCGAGGCGCGCTATCACGCGCCCGCCAAGCTGGACGACGAACTTTTTGTGACGGCCGATGTAATCGAGTTAAACCGTGCCAGCCTGCGCTTTCGTCAACAGGTAAGGCGGGTCACGGACAAGGCGCTGCTCTGTGAAGGGCAGTTCGTGGTGGCCTGTGTGCGCGCCGACAGTTTGAAACCCCGGGCCATTCCCGAAGCGCTGCGTACAGCCTTCGCCAGTGTCGCGGGTCTACCCCCTGCAGGAGAGTAA
- the ruvB gene encoding Holliday junction branch migration DNA helicase RuvB, translated as MIEADRLITATGRERDEQLDRAIRPLSLADYIGQPIVREQMELFIQAAKGRSEALDHTLIFGPPGLGKTTLANIIAQEMGVSIKSTSGPVLERPGDLAALLTNLEAGDVLFIDEIHRLSPIIEEVLYPAMEDFQLDIMIGEGPAARSIKLDLPPFTLVGATTRAGMLTNPLRDRFGIVQRLEFYSSADLATIVSRSAAILGLALDAEGAFEIARRARGTPRIANRLLRRVRDFAEVRAGGQISRSVADQALNMLDVDERGFDHQDRRLLLAMIDKFDGGPVGLDNLAAAIGEERGTIEDVLEPYLIQQGYIMRTPRGRVVTRHAYLHFGLNLPGRMAEAPVADLFAGSDE; from the coding sequence GTGATTGAAGCCGACCGCCTGATAACCGCCACTGGCCGCGAGCGTGACGAACAGCTGGATCGCGCCATTCGCCCGCTGTCGTTGGCCGACTACATTGGCCAGCCCATTGTCCGCGAGCAGATGGAGCTGTTCATCCAGGCCGCCAAGGGCCGCTCGGAAGCCCTCGATCACACCTTGATCTTCGGCCCGCCAGGGCTGGGCAAGACCACCCTGGCCAACATCATCGCCCAGGAAATGGGGGTGTCGATCAAGAGTACGTCCGGCCCGGTGTTGGAGCGTCCCGGTGATCTGGCCGCGCTGCTGACCAATCTGGAAGCGGGTGACGTACTGTTCATCGACGAGATTCATCGCCTATCGCCGATCATCGAGGAAGTGCTGTACCCGGCGATGGAGGACTTCCAGCTCGACATCATGATCGGTGAAGGTCCGGCCGCCCGTTCGATCAAGCTGGACCTACCGCCCTTCACCCTGGTCGGCGCTACCACTCGGGCCGGCATGCTGACCAATCCGCTGCGCGACCGTTTCGGCATCGTCCAGCGTCTGGAGTTCTATTCCAGTGCCGATCTGGCGACCATTGTCAGTCGCTCCGCCGCCATTCTCGGCCTGGCCCTGGATGCCGAAGGTGCGTTTGAGATTGCCCGCCGCGCCCGGGGTACGCCGCGTATTGCCAATCGCCTGCTGCGCCGCGTGCGCGATTTCGCCGAGGTGCGGGCGGGTGGGCAAATCAGTCGTAGCGTTGCCGATCAGGCACTGAACATGCTGGATGTCGATGAGCGTGGCTTCGATCACCAGGACCGGCGTCTACTGCTGGCCATGATCGACAAGTTCGACGGCGGGCCGGTCGGTCTCGACAACCTGGCTGCCGCCATCGGCGAGGAGCGCGGGACCATCGAAGACGTGCTGGAACCCTATCTGATCCAGCAGGGGTATATCATGCGCACGCCGCGCGGGCGGGTGGTGACGCGGCATGCTTACCTGCACTTCGGCCTTAATCTGCCGGGGCGCATGGCCGAGGCGCCAGTTGCCGATCTCTTCGCGGGAAGCGACGAATAG
- the ruvA gene encoding Holliday junction branch migration protein RuvA translates to MIGRLKGTLAEKQPPHLLVDVNGVGYELEVPMTTLYRLPSLGEPVTLHTHLVVREDAHLLYGFAEKRERELFRELIRLNGVGPKLALALMSGLEVDELVRCVQAGDTSTLVKVPGVGKKTAERLLVELKDRFKAWETVPSIATLVVEPRAGVAVSSAESDAVSALISLGFKPQEASKAVAAVQEDGLSSEDLIRRSLKGMV, encoded by the coding sequence GTGATCGGACGCCTGAAAGGTACCCTGGCGGAAAAACAGCCGCCGCACCTGCTGGTCGATGTGAATGGCGTCGGCTACGAGCTGGAAGTGCCGATGACCACGCTGTATCGCCTGCCGTCGCTGGGCGAGCCGGTGACCCTGCACACCCATCTGGTGGTGCGCGAGGATGCTCATCTGCTCTACGGCTTCGCCGAGAAGCGCGAGCGCGAGCTGTTTCGCGAGCTGATTCGTTTGAATGGCGTCGGTCCCAAGCTGGCCCTGGCGCTGATGTCCGGTCTGGAGGTGGACGAACTGGTGCGCTGCGTACAGGCCGGCGATACCTCGACCCTGGTGAAAGTCCCCGGCGTCGGCAAGAAAACCGCCGAGAGGCTGCTGGTCGAGCTGAAAGATCGTTTCAAGGCCTGGGAAACCGTGCCGTCCATCGCCACCCTGGTGGTGGAACCCCGTGCCGGCGTGGCAGTCTCAAGCGCGGAGAGCGACGCCGTGAGCGCGCTGATTTCCCTTGGCTTCAAGCCGCAGGAGGCGAGTAAGGCCGTGGCTGCGGTGCAGGAAGACGGCCTCTCCAGTGAAGATTTGATTCGCCGCTCATTGAAGGGAATGGTTTAA
- the ruvC gene encoding crossover junction endodeoxyribonuclease RuvC: MTLILGIDPGSRITGYGVVRDTGRGCEYVASGCIRTGDGPLPERLQIVFRGVSEVIRLHGPVTMGIEQVFMAKNADSALKLGQARGAAIVAGVEAGLEISEYTATQVKQAIAGTGGADKQQVQMMVMHLLKLVQKPQIDASDALAIALCHAHHRQSLIPHGLVGAKRRGGRLRL; this comes from the coding sequence ATGACGCTGATTTTGGGTATCGACCCCGGTTCTCGTATCACTGGCTATGGCGTGGTGCGCGATACCGGTCGTGGCTGCGAGTATGTCGCCTCGGGCTGCATTCGTACCGGCGACGGCCCGTTGCCCGAGCGCCTGCAGATCGTATTTCGCGGCGTCAGCGAGGTGATTCGCCTGCACGGGCCGGTGACCATGGGCATCGAGCAGGTGTTCATGGCTAAGAACGCCGACTCGGCGCTCAAGCTCGGCCAGGCCCGCGGCGCGGCGATAGTCGCCGGGGTCGAGGCGGGGCTGGAGATCAGCGAATACACCGCCACCCAGGTCAAGCAGGCGATTGCCGGCACCGGCGGGGCGGACAAGCAGCAGGTGCAGATGATGGTCATGCACCTGCTCAAGCTGGTGCAGAAGCCGCAGATCGATGCCTCCGATGCCCTGGCTATTGCCTTGTGTCATGCCCACCATCGGCAAAGTCTGATTCCCCATGGTCTGGTCGGCGCCAAGCGGCGCGGCGGCCGTCTGCGCCTGTAA
- a CDS encoding YebC/PmpR family DNA-binding transcriptional regulator: MAGHSKWANIRHRKGRQDAKRGKIFTKLIRELTVAAKHGGPLPADNPRLRLAVDKALTANMSRDVIDRAIARGAGNNEADNVVEFSYEGYAPSGVAIIVEVMTDNRNRTAAEVRHAFTKCGGNLGTDGSVAYMFERKGQISFAPGVSEDALMEAALEAGADDVEMGEDGSALVSTSFAEFLSVNEALTAAGFKGEEAEVAMIPSISAPVTDLETAKKVMKLIDMLEDLDDVQEVYHNAEIPDEIMEQLD; this comes from the coding sequence ATGGCTGGTCATTCCAAGTGGGCCAACATCAGGCACCGCAAAGGGCGTCAGGACGCCAAGCGCGGCAAGATCTTCACCAAACTGATTCGTGAGCTGACCGTCGCGGCCAAGCATGGCGGCCCGTTGCCGGCGGATAATCCGCGCCTGCGCCTGGCCGTGGACAAGGCGCTGACCGCCAACATGTCACGTGACGTGATCGACCGGGCGATTGCCCGCGGTGCCGGCAACAACGAAGCCGACAATGTCGTCGAGTTCAGCTACGAAGGCTATGCGCCCAGCGGCGTGGCCATCATCGTCGAGGTCATGACCGACAATCGCAACCGCACCGCCGCCGAAGTGCGGCATGCCTTCACCAAGTGCGGTGGCAACCTTGGCACCGATGGCTCGGTGGCCTACATGTTCGAGCGCAAGGGGCAGATCAGCTTCGCTCCGGGCGTCAGCGAAGATGCCTTGATGGAAGCGGCGCTGGAAGCCGGTGCGGATGACGTGGAGATGGGCGAGGACGGTTCGGCGCTGGTGTCGACCAGTTTTGCCGAGTTCCTGTCGGTCAACGAGGCGCTGACGGCAGCCGGTTTCAAGGGCGAGGAGGCGGAAGTCGCCATGATCCCCTCGATCAGTGCGCCGGTTACTGACCTGGAAACTGCGAAGAAGGTCATGAAGCTGATCGACATGCTGGAAGACCTCGATGATGTGCAGGAGGTCTACCACAACGCGGAAATCCCCGACGAGATCATGGAGCAGTTGGACTGA